Proteins encoded within one genomic window of Microbacterium sp. zg-B185:
- a CDS encoding amino acid permease, whose amino-acid sequence MSSTSKPTPDAAAQAASNHPLTSSKLVTNYLGVGQLALLTLVVVASLRSLPAMAVYGLGSVTLYIIPAVLFLIPTALVAAELATGWKGGVYVWVREAFGNRWGFTAVWLQWIQNVVWYPTQIAFIAAALAFVFVDPSLANSGLFTAIVILVLYWGSTLITLRGGNLFAKLGSWGGILGTLLPAVLLIIFGFIWLGTGQKSEVPLDASAIIPPFTGIASIVLIVSNVLAYAGMEVNAVHVNQMKDPGKGYPRSVLLASILILVVFILPTIAISIAVPEKELGLTNGIMLAFQAYFDKWDLGWGTAVVSALIAAGALASVITWIAGPSKGLLAAAETGLLPPALQKRNKAGVQSGILMLQGTIVTILAAIFIVVPNVSAAFVALVDMAAAIYLIMYMLMFAAAIVLRRKEPNVKRTYRVPAMNLVAGVGFVGCLAAFILAFIPPTGFTAFSPAVYPWIVGLVIIGLGAPPLIFYAMRRPSWDRRAPADKALHATHDEDEASAARSPRAPSPP is encoded by the coding sequence GTGTCCAGCACATCAAAGCCGACACCGGATGCCGCGGCCCAGGCCGCGTCAAATCATCCGCTCACATCCAGCAAGCTGGTCACGAACTACCTCGGGGTCGGCCAGCTGGCATTGCTGACGCTGGTGGTGGTGGCGAGTCTGCGCTCCCTTCCCGCTATGGCTGTGTACGGCCTGGGCAGCGTGACGCTGTACATCATCCCCGCCGTCCTGTTCCTCATCCCCACCGCACTCGTTGCCGCCGAGCTCGCCACCGGGTGGAAAGGTGGGGTATACGTCTGGGTACGGGAAGCGTTCGGTAACCGCTGGGGCTTCACGGCGGTCTGGCTCCAATGGATCCAGAACGTGGTCTGGTATCCCACGCAGATCGCCTTCATCGCCGCGGCCCTGGCATTCGTGTTCGTGGACCCGTCGCTGGCGAACTCCGGGTTGTTCACCGCGATCGTGATCCTGGTGCTGTACTGGGGATCGACGCTCATCACCCTGCGCGGCGGCAACCTCTTCGCCAAACTCGGATCGTGGGGAGGCATCCTCGGCACGCTTCTCCCGGCCGTGCTGCTCATCATCTTCGGCTTCATCTGGCTCGGCACCGGGCAGAAGAGCGAGGTCCCGCTGGATGCCTCGGCGATCATCCCACCGTTCACCGGCATCGCGTCCATCGTGCTGATCGTCTCCAACGTGCTCGCGTACGCGGGCATGGAGGTGAACGCCGTGCACGTCAACCAGATGAAGGACCCCGGCAAGGGGTACCCGCGGTCGGTTCTGCTGGCGTCCATCCTCATCCTCGTCGTGTTCATCCTGCCGACGATCGCGATCTCGATCGCCGTCCCGGAAAAGGAGCTGGGGCTCACCAACGGCATCATGCTCGCCTTCCAGGCCTACTTCGACAAGTGGGATCTCGGATGGGGAACCGCGGTGGTGTCCGCGCTGATCGCAGCGGGCGCCCTCGCCTCCGTCATCACGTGGATCGCAGGTCCCTCCAAGGGCCTGCTCGCTGCCGCCGAGACGGGGCTGCTGCCGCCGGCCCTGCAGAAGCGCAACAAGGCGGGCGTCCAGTCCGGAATCCTCATGCTGCAGGGGACGATCGTGACGATCCTTGCGGCGATCTTCATCGTGGTGCCCAACGTGAGCGCAGCGTTCGTCGCCCTCGTCGACATGGCCGCGGCGATCTACCTCATCATGTACATGCTCATGTTCGCCGCCGCGATCGTCCTGCGTCGCAAGGAGCCGAACGTCAAGCGCACCTACCGGGTACCTGCGATGAACCTCGTGGCCGGCGTCGGATTCGTCGGGTGCCTCGCGGCATTCATCCTCGCCTTCATCCCGCCCACCGGATTCACGGCGTTCTCGCCCGCGGTGTACCCGTGGATCGTGGGGCTGGTGATCATCGGGCTGGGCGCGCCGCCGCTGATCTTCTACGCGATGCGACGACCGAGTTGGGACCGCCGAGCGCCCGCCGACAAGGCGCTGCACGCCACCCACGATGAGGACGAGGCCAGCGCCGCACGTAGCCCTCGTGCGCCCTCCCCGCCGTGA